DNA sequence from the Butyricimonas faecalis genome:
AATTTTAAACTGTGTTAATTTCTTGATTTGTGATTTTAGATGACACTTCAACAACCCCCTCTAACTTCCCCTTACACAGGGGGAGAATGCGCTACATTGAAATATAGAAGCGACTTTTTGTCCGTTTTTCTTCCCGTGTAAGTGGGAACCAGAGGGAGCGTTGTTCATTCTAAATTTTAAATTCTAAATTTTTCTCAAGCTCATGCGAGCGTCAGCCGGGGCATCCAGCCCGATAAACTGTGACGCCAGGTATTTGTAATATCCCGTAACGGCAACCATCCCGGCGTTATCCAGCGAGAAGCCCAACCGGGGAATAAAAACTTCCCAACCGAGACGGGCGCCTTCGTCATACACGGCTTTTTGTAATCCGGAATTGGCAGATACACCACCACCGATAGCGATTTGTTTGATGCCGGTCTGTTTGGCGGCTTTTTTCAATTTGGCCATGAGGATATCAACGATCGTTTTTTGCAGTGAGGCACAAAGATCATTGAGATTATGTTGTATGAAATCCGGGTCGTTTTTGATTTCATCCCGAATAAAGTACAGGAATGAAGTCTTCAGCCCACTAAAGCTATAATCCAAACCGGGAATATTCGGTTTGTTGAACGTGAATCTCTCCGGATTTCCTTCTTTCGCCAGACGGTCGATTACCGGGCCTCCGGGATAGGAGAGTCCCATTACTTTGGCGCATTTGTCATAGGCTTCTCCCGCTGCGTCATCAATGGTTTGCCCGATAACTTCCATGTCCAGATAGTCACGTACGATGATGATTTGCGAATTTCCCCCGGATACGAGTAAGGTCAAGAACGGGAATTTCGGGTGACAGGCTTCCACTCCCGGTTCTTTGATGAAGTTCGCGAGGATGTGAGCCTGCAAATGGTTTACCTCGATCATGGGTATTTGTTTGGCGATAGCAAATCCTTTGGCAAACGATGTCCCCACGAGAAGGGAACCCAGTAATCCGGGACCTCGGGTAAAGGCCACCGCATTTACTTCATCTCCAGATACTCCTGCCTGTTTTAAGGCTTGTGCTACAACCGGGATGATGTTTTGCTGGTG
Encoded proteins:
- the tsaD gene encoding tRNA (adenosine(37)-N6)-threonylcarbamoyltransferase complex transferase subunit TsaD, which produces MGVVILGIESSCDDTSAAILKDGVVLSNVIASQKVHEAYGGVVPELASRAHQQNIIPVVAQALKQAGVSGDEVNAVAFTRGPGLLGSLLVGTSFAKGFAIAKQIPMIEVNHLQAHILANFIKEPGVEACHPKFPFLTLLVSGGNSQIIIVRDYLDMEVIGQTIDDAAGEAYDKCAKVMGLSYPGGPVIDRLAKEGNPERFTFNKPNIPGLDYSFSGLKTSFLYFIRDEIKNDPDFIQHNLNDLCASLQKTIVDILMAKLKKAAKQTGIKQIAIGGGVSANSGLQKAVYDEGARLGWEVFIPRLGFSLDNAGMVAVTGYYKYLASQFIGLDAPADARMSLRKI